A portion of the Bdellovibrio sp. ArHS genome contains these proteins:
- a CDS encoding TolC family protein has protein sequence MVKTFLALLSTTAMQGAYAQAPKEITLSQKNVAELVLKQGSKTKEVNLRYQTLRLTPVQALSAYDWNLTVETGFEYDKSVGLLQSSTAANTKYERYKTTASLQKNFTSGTLLGVELSRLSQKADTDGFATNPPPAQQTLDSAGLILEQALLGNFFGVADRGNVNAAELTYESQTVARANELEDVVLDAIRQFWNAYVAQESFKEAVNSRDRYKKLVDAVKRKTSLGYSNPGDLPQVQAEFETREQRVKTTSRDYLSSVENLLTLLNLEPGTDIKFEIPNEIPPVPKLIEKKIEELRMIRAQKLKVEAAKESLAAAESLSYPELDFVGRVYTTGVDEDAGNSYSEVVSGTQPKYYMGLRFRYYFGSDLQNETVINRKMTKDLEETRLHRALLEAKDLEFQSERKVHAAYAIATSSKKQREFRERASQELNRSYNQGRTDIQILITAMNNYFDSEVQYYRSLGDYAIALNEWAATRDELIPDEPATGK, from the coding sequence GGTGAATCTTCGCTATCAAACATTGCGTTTGACCCCGGTTCAGGCCTTGTCTGCATATGACTGGAATTTGACTGTTGAAACCGGCTTTGAGTACGACAAATCCGTGGGCCTGTTACAGTCATCCACGGCCGCGAATACTAAGTATGAGCGCTACAAAACCACCGCCAGTCTGCAAAAGAATTTCACCTCCGGAACACTTCTGGGTGTGGAACTTAGCCGTCTTTCGCAAAAAGCCGATACGGATGGTTTTGCTACCAATCCTCCTCCCGCGCAGCAGACTCTGGACAGTGCGGGGCTCATTCTTGAGCAGGCGCTTTTAGGCAATTTCTTCGGGGTTGCGGACCGTGGCAATGTGAATGCCGCCGAATTGACTTATGAATCGCAAACTGTCGCGCGAGCGAATGAATTGGAAGATGTCGTCTTGGATGCTATCCGCCAATTTTGGAACGCCTATGTTGCGCAAGAAAGCTTCAAGGAAGCTGTGAATTCCCGCGACCGCTATAAAAAGCTGGTTGATGCGGTAAAAAGAAAAACCTCTTTGGGTTATTCAAATCCCGGGGACTTGCCCCAGGTGCAGGCCGAGTTTGAAACCCGCGAACAAAGAGTCAAAACCACATCGCGCGACTACTTAAGCTCCGTTGAAAATCTTTTGACGCTTTTAAATCTAGAGCCGGGAACGGACATCAAGTTTGAAATTCCAAATGAGATCCCTCCGGTTCCCAAGCTTATCGAAAAAAAGATTGAAGAACTGCGCATGATCCGCGCGCAAAAGCTGAAAGTGGAAGCGGCCAAAGAATCTTTGGCGGCAGCGGAATCTCTTTCCTATCCAGAGTTGGATTTTGTCGGTCGCGTTTACACCACTGGTGTCGACGAAGATGCCGGCAACTCTTACTCGGAAGTGGTTTCAGGAACTCAGCCGAAATACTATATGGGACTTCGTTTCCGTTATTACTTCGGATCTGATTTGCAAAACGAAACGGTCATCAATCGCAAAATGACCAAAGATCTGGAAGAAACCCGTCTGCACCGTGCGCTTTTGGAAGCGAAGGATCTTGAGTTTCAATCGGAACGCAAAGTGCATGCGGCTTATGCGATTGCAACAAGCTCGAAGAAGCAGCGTGAATTCCGCGAGCGTGCCTCTCAAGAGCTGAACCGCTCTTACAATCAGGGCCGCACGGATATTCAAATTTTAATTACAGCGATGAATAATTATTTCGATTCTGAAGTCCAGTACTACCGTTCCTTGGGTGATTACGCGATTGCCCTGAACGAATGGGCCGCGACCAGAGACGAACTCATTCCTGACGAACCAGCGACGGGAAAGTAA
- a CDS encoding ABC-F family ATP-binding cassette domain-containing protein, which translates to MLLISTYKLEKAFAGKTLFKNVSLGIEEGERVGLVGPNGAGKSTLLRILAGKMEADAGDVTAKKGLRLGFLEQTPLFSENETILDAILSKCVDHHESLAAAYEWMARLELSQFGESFLVKDLSGGWRKRVALARELVLDPELLMLDEPTNHLDVTSILWLEEFLSRAPFATLIITHDRLFLQRATNKIFDLDPKNPNYLLSVKGGYLEYLEAKDQLLQAQEQREVVLKNTLRRETEWLRRGAKARQTKQKARIERAGDLKDDVQELSAKNAARVARIEFKDAERNPQKLIEVDHVTKAYNGRVLFKDFSYLVNPKTRLALLGDNGSGKSTLIRILLGEELPDTGRVARADKLKVAYFEQNRETLKPKESVLKNICPEGDYVHYQGQYVFARSYLERFLFNRQQMDLPVEKLSGGEQSRLRLAQLMLNEAQVLILDEPTNDLDVGTLTVLEDSLKEFNGAVILVTHDRYFMDQVASTILAFHKKSDGTTSLENFAGYLQWEEWYEEQKELEALEQKKAKAETEVKASSKPGKLSFKEKFELENMESTILGLEEKLGQLQAEAGKPEVVSQASKVQELYAEISKIQVELERLYARWAELEKKSSGT; encoded by the coding sequence ATGCTTCTGATCAGTACCTATAAATTAGAAAAAGCCTTTGCCGGAAAAACTCTTTTTAAAAATGTCAGCCTTGGCATTGAAGAAGGTGAGCGAGTCGGTCTTGTCGGTCCCAATGGGGCGGGGAAGTCCACGCTTTTGCGCATCCTGGCCGGAAAAATGGAAGCTGACGCCGGCGACGTCACAGCGAAGAAAGGCTTGCGTCTGGGATTTTTGGAGCAGACGCCTTTGTTCAGTGAAAATGAAACAATTTTGGATGCGATCTTAAGCAAGTGTGTTGATCATCATGAATCATTGGCGGCGGCCTATGAGTGGATGGCGCGCCTAGAGTTGTCGCAGTTTGGTGAGAGTTTTTTGGTCAAGGATCTATCCGGAGGTTGGCGTAAGCGCGTGGCTTTGGCGCGCGAGCTGGTCTTGGACCCTGAGCTTCTGATGTTGGATGAACCAACGAATCATCTGGATGTAACCAGCATTCTGTGGCTTGAAGAATTTTTATCTCGGGCCCCTTTTGCAACCCTGATTATCACGCATGATCGATTGTTTTTACAAAGGGCCACCAATAAAATTTTTGATCTTGATCCTAAAAATCCCAACTACCTTTTGTCTGTCAAGGGCGGTTACCTTGAATATCTTGAGGCAAAAGACCAGCTTCTACAGGCACAAGAGCAGCGCGAGGTCGTTTTAAAAAACACCCTTCGTCGCGAGACCGAGTGGTTGCGTCGGGGCGCCAAGGCTCGTCAGACGAAACAAAAAGCGCGTATTGAAAGAGCCGGTGATTTGAAAGATGACGTGCAGGAATTGTCGGCGAAAAATGCAGCACGTGTAGCCAGGATCGAATTCAAAGACGCGGAAAGAAATCCGCAAAAGTTGATTGAAGTGGATCACGTCACCAAAGCTTACAATGGCCGAGTGCTCTTTAAGGATTTTTCTTATCTTGTAAACCCGAAAACACGCCTGGCATTGTTGGGGGATAACGGCTCGGGTAAATCCACGTTGATCCGCATTCTTCTGGGTGAGGAGCTTCCTGACACGGGCCGCGTGGCGCGCGCTGATAAGTTGAAGGTGGCCTACTTTGAACAGAACCGGGAAACCTTAAAGCCTAAAGAGTCTGTGTTAAAGAATATCTGCCCGGAAGGCGACTATGTTCATTATCAGGGACAATATGTCTTTGCGCGCAGTTATCTGGAAAGGTTCTTGTTCAATCGCCAGCAAATGGATCTACCGGTCGAAAAACTTTCGGGCGGTGAACAAAGCCGTCTGCGTTTGGCGCAACTGATGTTGAATGAAGCGCAGGTTCTTATTCTGGATGAGCCGACTAACGATTTAGATGTCGGTACCTTGACGGTGCTAGAAGATTCTTTGAAGGAATTTAACGGCGCTGTCATTTTGGTGACACATGATCGTTACTTTATGGATCAGGTCGCGTCCACAATCTTGGCTTTCCACAAAAAATCTGACGGGACAACAAGTCTGGAAAATTTCGCGGGCTACTTGCAGTGGGAAGAGTGGTATGAAGAACAAAAAGAATTGGAAGCTTTAGAACAAAAGAAGGCCAAAGCCGAAACAGAAGTTAAAGCTTCCAGTAAACCGGGAAAATTGTCTTTCAAAGAAAAGTTCGAGCTGGAAAACATGGAAAGCACAATCCTGGGTTTGGAAGAAAAACTCGGGCAGTTGCAGGCCGAGGCAGGCAAGCCCGAAGTCGTTAGTCAGGCTTCGAAAGTTCAGGAACTCTACGCAGAGATTTCCAAGATCCAGGTCGAGTTGGAAAGACTTTACGCACGCTGGGCGGAACTGGAAAAGAAAAGTTCAGGAACATAA
- a CDS encoding serine protease has translation MNKWAKAFLGIFLIQMAGCGFDAAPTSSFTSSPNNQAHVIYGADSIKDVVSGNMNVDSSVALMTKASAARWQKNENLQTVQDVFGALGLTWMDQPSLAFCSGVLVSSDLVLTAGHCLERIKCEDLAFVFNYQKDSQSQKRVVVDCQEVVAAKNALHEGLDYALIRLSQKVATASVKFSKKTLLAGQKIYSLGYPLGSLKKYAEGNVRELWSSPSVIISNLDVFEGNSGSPVFDAQTHELIGLLSSGERDFEADESEPSQDNLKVCDDHGCTGEFIVPIEKVLADLPK, from the coding sequence ATGAACAAGTGGGCGAAAGCCTTTCTGGGAATCTTTTTAATTCAGATGGCAGGGTGCGGGTTTGATGCCGCACCCACATCTTCTTTTACTTCAAGTCCTAACAATCAAGCGCATGTTATTTATGGTGCAGACTCTATCAAAGACGTTGTTTCCGGAAATATGAATGTGGATTCCAGTGTGGCTCTAATGACTAAAGCCTCGGCGGCCCGCTGGCAAAAGAATGAAAACTTACAAACGGTTCAAGACGTGTTTGGGGCCTTGGGCTTGACGTGGATGGATCAGCCTTCGCTGGCGTTCTGTTCGGGTGTTTTGGTATCTTCTGATCTGGTGTTGACGGCGGGACATTGCCTGGAGCGCATAAAATGTGAGGACCTAGCGTTCGTATTCAACTACCAAAAAGACTCCCAATCGCAAAAGCGTGTCGTTGTGGATTGCCAAGAAGTCGTGGCGGCGAAAAATGCCTTGCATGAAGGATTAGACTACGCGCTGATCCGCTTAAGTCAGAAGGTCGCGACCGCTTCCGTCAAGTTTTCAAAGAAGACTTTGCTGGCAGGTCAAAAAATTTATTCACTAGGCTATCCTTTGGGAAGCTTAAAAAAATATGCGGAAGGGAACGTGCGAGAACTTTGGAGCAGTCCTTCCGTGATCATTTCGAATTTGGATGTTTTCGAAGGCAACTCGGGTTCGCCGGTGTTTGATGCGCAAACGCACGAATTGATCGGGCTTCTTTCCTCTGGCGAAAGAGATTTTGAGGCGGACGAGTCGGAGCCCTCTCAAGACAATCTGAAAGTCTGTGACGATCATGGTTGTACAGGCGAATTTATTGTTCCTATCGAAAAAGTCCTAGCGGACCTGCCTAAATAG